A region from the Sandaracinus amylolyticus genome encodes:
- the gcvPB gene encoding aminomethyl-transferring glycine dehydrogenase subunit GcvPB produces MPGLARSGIQWAEPLIFERGAAGRTAASLPALDVPDVDPKALFGDQARDPSEQAGLPEVSEPEAFRHYVRLSEMNFAIDNAMYPLGSCTMKYNPKVNEWAARLPGFAKLHPYAPEHLIQGALELMYRLEKGLAEVCGMDRVALQPAAGAQGELAGLMMIRAFHQAQGRSPKKVLVPVTAHGTNAASCAFNGYQIVPFPAGEDGVVHPEAIAPVLDDDVAAIMITNPNTVGLFEKHLPTIARMVHDKGALVYGDGANLNALMGRARPGDLGVDVMQFNLHKTFTTPHGGGGPGCGPVGYKRILDPYAPVPTVEKSHDGTYHLEFNRPKSVGRLRSFYGNFGMMVRAYAYLREMGAEGLKGATDLAVLNANYLRAKLGETWHVAYDTTCMHEVVINDKHLGKTGVTTMDVAKRLLDYGFHAPTVYFPLVVKGAMLVEPTETETRQALDRFVDAMSAISREAHEEPETVKKAPHLTRLRRLDETRAARKPVLRYTKKPQG; encoded by the coding sequence ATGCCGGGTCTTGCGAGGTCGGGAATCCAGTGGGCCGAGCCGCTGATCTTCGAGCGTGGCGCCGCGGGCCGTACGGCCGCGTCGCTCCCCGCGCTCGACGTGCCGGACGTCGACCCGAAGGCGCTCTTCGGTGATCAGGCGCGCGACCCGAGCGAGCAGGCGGGCCTGCCCGAGGTGAGCGAGCCGGAGGCGTTCCGCCACTACGTGCGGCTGAGCGAGATGAACTTCGCGATCGACAACGCGATGTACCCGCTCGGCTCGTGCACGATGAAGTACAACCCGAAGGTCAACGAGTGGGCGGCGCGCCTGCCGGGCTTCGCGAAGCTGCATCCGTACGCGCCGGAGCACCTGATCCAGGGCGCGCTCGAGCTGATGTACCGGCTCGAGAAGGGCCTCGCCGAGGTGTGCGGCATGGACCGCGTCGCGCTGCAGCCCGCCGCGGGCGCGCAGGGCGAGCTCGCGGGCCTGATGATGATCCGCGCGTTCCACCAGGCGCAGGGACGCTCGCCGAAGAAGGTGCTGGTGCCGGTGACGGCGCACGGCACGAACGCCGCGAGCTGCGCCTTCAACGGCTATCAGATCGTGCCGTTCCCCGCGGGCGAAGACGGCGTGGTGCACCCCGAGGCGATCGCGCCGGTGCTCGACGACGACGTCGCGGCGATCATGATCACGAACCCGAACACCGTCGGGCTCTTCGAGAAGCACCTGCCGACGATCGCACGGATGGTGCACGACAAGGGCGCGCTGGTGTACGGCGACGGCGCGAACCTCAACGCGCTGATGGGCCGCGCGCGCCCCGGTGATCTCGGCGTGGACGTGATGCAGTTCAACCTGCACAAGACGTTCACGACGCCGCACGGCGGCGGAGGCCCCGGGTGCGGGCCGGTCGGCTACAAGCGCATCCTCGATCCCTACGCGCCGGTGCCGACGGTCGAGAAGTCGCACGACGGGACGTACCACCTCGAGTTCAACCGCCCGAAGAGCGTGGGCCGCCTGCGCAGCTTCTACGGCAACTTCGGGATGATGGTCCGCGCGTACGCGTACCTGCGCGAGATGGGCGCCGAGGGCCTCAAGGGCGCGACCGATCTCGCGGTGCTCAACGCGAACTACCTGCGCGCGAAGCTCGGCGAGACGTGGCACGTCGCGTACGACACGACGTGCATGCACGAGGTCGTGATCAACGACAAGCACCTCGGCAAGACGGGCGTGACGACGATGGACGTCGCCAAGCGCCTGCTCGACTACGGCTTCCACGCGCCGACCGTGTACTTCCCGCTCGTCGTGAAGGGCGCGATGCTGGTCGAGCCGACCGAGACCGAGACGCGCCAGGCGCTCGATCGGTTCGTCGACGCGATGAGCGCGATCAGCCGCGAGGCGCACGAGGAGCCCGAGACCGTGAAGAAGGCGCCGCACCTCACGCGCCTGCGCCGCCTCGACGAGACGCGCGCCGCGCGCAAGCCGGTGCTGCGCTACACGAAGAAGCCGCAGGGCTGA
- a CDS encoding putative bifunctional diguanylate cyclase/phosphodiesterase — protein sequence MRTVAGLVDLPIAVCFTLEGDHARKLASASELARDGGLEEVVPARRLRLERARIVTHVGRGPAAPEVALFAAGTTPLAVATLPIMAGETQLATVLLADVRTRPDLAEARRSAALDDLRALVEGVLQPPAGEPITASHPIAPTPRPPIDLRHHSGSQRRRVGSSQRAPRPDPVTGLPDRAFVHLETERRIERAAVMGQGLALAIVSLDRFRRVNDSLGHALGDVLLRQVAQRLLSSIDDGDLAGRRSGDEFIVLLDDVRAGVSALQRSDRIQQAIREPFHLDAHEIVLTAGIGVARYPDDAPDAATLLRYADIALHQAKNEGPGRLKLFDASMQQTARERLDLEHQLREAMRSGQLSLHYQPKYSIATRQLVGAEALLRWKHPQRGMISPGRFIPVAEDSGLIVPIGTWALNEVARQCKRWSDAGLEYGRVSVNVSGLQFVRHDFVGTVKRAVRAASIPPERLELELTETIVMGEVEQAIVRLSALRSLGVRVSVDDFGTGYSSLAYLQKLPVDVLKIDRSFVQELDREGLPAEQARSLAQAITFLGHQLGLDVLAEGVETPTQLEQLANVGCDEVQGYLFGKPMPPDAFERHVRES from the coding sequence TTGCGAACGGTCGCGGGGCTCGTCGATCTGCCGATCGCCGTCTGCTTCACCCTCGAGGGCGACCACGCGCGCAAGCTCGCCAGCGCGAGCGAGCTCGCGCGCGACGGAGGGCTCGAGGAGGTCGTGCCCGCGCGTCGCCTCCGGCTCGAGCGCGCGCGCATCGTGACCCACGTCGGCCGCGGCCCCGCGGCGCCCGAGGTCGCGCTCTTCGCCGCGGGCACCACGCCCCTCGCCGTCGCGACGCTCCCGATCATGGCGGGCGAGACCCAGCTCGCGACGGTGCTGCTCGCCGACGTGAGGACGCGCCCCGATCTCGCCGAGGCGCGCCGCAGCGCCGCGCTCGACGATCTGCGCGCGCTCGTCGAGGGCGTGCTCCAGCCGCCCGCGGGCGAGCCGATCACCGCGTCGCACCCGATCGCGCCGACGCCCCGCCCGCCGATCGATCTGCGGCATCACTCCGGGAGCCAGCGACGCCGCGTCGGGTCCTCGCAGCGCGCGCCGCGCCCCGATCCCGTCACCGGCCTGCCCGACCGCGCGTTCGTGCACCTCGAGACCGAGCGCCGCATCGAGCGCGCCGCGGTGATGGGCCAGGGGCTCGCGCTCGCGATCGTGTCGCTCGATCGGTTCCGCCGGGTGAACGACTCGCTCGGGCACGCGCTCGGCGACGTGCTGCTGCGTCAGGTCGCGCAGCGCCTCCTCTCGAGCATCGACGACGGCGATCTCGCGGGGCGTCGAAGCGGCGACGAGTTCATCGTGCTGCTCGACGACGTGCGCGCCGGCGTCTCGGCGCTGCAGCGCTCGGATCGCATCCAGCAGGCGATCCGCGAGCCCTTCCACCTCGACGCGCACGAGATCGTGCTGACCGCGGGCATCGGCGTCGCGCGTTATCCCGACGACGCGCCCGACGCCGCGACGCTGCTGCGCTACGCGGACATCGCGCTGCACCAGGCGAAGAACGAGGGCCCGGGCCGGCTCAAGCTCTTCGACGCGTCGATGCAGCAGACCGCGCGCGAGCGGCTCGACCTCGAGCACCAGCTGCGCGAGGCGATGCGCTCGGGGCAGCTCTCGCTGCACTACCAGCCCAAGTACTCGATCGCGACGCGCCAGCTCGTCGGCGCCGAGGCGCTGCTGCGCTGGAAGCACCCGCAGCGCGGCATGATCAGCCCCGGGCGCTTCATCCCGGTCGCCGAGGACAGCGGGCTGATCGTGCCGATCGGCACCTGGGCGCTCAACGAGGTGGCGCGTCAGTGCAAGCGCTGGAGCGACGCGGGGCTCGAGTACGGGCGGGTGTCGGTGAACGTGTCGGGGCTGCAGTTCGTGCGGCACGACTTCGTGGGCACGGTGAAGCGCGCGGTGCGCGCGGCGAGCATCCCGCCGGAGCGCCTCGAGCTCGAGCTGACCGAGACGATCGTCATGGGCGAGGTCGAGCAGGCGATCGTCCGCCTGAGCGCGCTGCGCTCGCTGGGCGTGCGGGTGTCGGTCGACGACTTCGGCACCGGCTACTCGTCGCTCGCGTACCTGCAGAAGCTGCCGGTCGACGTGCTGAAGATCGATCGCTCGTTCGTGCAGGAGCTCGATCGCGAAGGGCTCCCGGCGGAGCAGGCGCGATCGCTCGCGCAGGCGATCACGTTCCTCGGGCACCAGCTCGGGCTCGACGTGCTCGCGGAGGGCGTGGAGACGCCGACCCAGCTCGAGCAGCTCGCGAACGTCGGGTGCGACGAGGTGCAGGGCTACCTGTTCGGCAAGCCGATGCCCCCGGATGCCTTCGAGCGGCACGTGCGGGAGAGCTAG
- a CDS encoding sigma-70 family RNA polymerase sigma factor, with translation MTAPDELADEFERSRARLRAVALRMLGSRDEADDAVQETWLRASRAGARDVESLSGWLRTILGRVCLDMLRARRRRGEVGLDELDVPTSPDDELAQAESVGLALLAVLERLGPDERVAFVLHDLFGVPFEEIAVILERSPVAAKKVASRARHRVVGARRVHAPDVEEKKRVIEAFLAASRAGDLDALLAVLAPDVVRRADRVALPSDGERELRGARRVADETRGNAARARHARVMWVDGELGAVVAPRGRVAIVLRLAIEGGRITELDVIAEPARLRAVDLAALETDLAP, from the coding sequence GTGACCGCCCCCGACGAGCTCGCGGACGAATTCGAGCGATCGCGTGCCCGCCTGCGCGCGGTCGCGCTCCGCATGCTCGGCTCGCGCGACGAGGCCGACGACGCGGTGCAGGAGACGTGGCTCCGCGCGAGCCGCGCCGGTGCGCGCGATGTCGAGAGCCTGAGCGGGTGGCTGCGCACGATCCTCGGCCGGGTGTGCCTCGACATGCTGCGAGCGCGACGCCGGCGCGGCGAGGTGGGCCTCGACGAGCTCGACGTGCCGACGAGCCCCGACGACGAGCTCGCGCAGGCCGAGTCGGTCGGGCTCGCGCTGCTGGCCGTCCTCGAGCGGCTCGGCCCCGACGAACGCGTCGCGTTCGTGCTCCACGATCTGTTCGGCGTGCCGTTCGAGGAGATCGCGGTGATCCTCGAGCGCTCCCCGGTCGCCGCGAAGAAGGTCGCGAGCCGCGCGCGCCATCGCGTCGTCGGTGCGCGCCGGGTCCACGCGCCCGACGTCGAGGAGAAGAAGCGCGTGATCGAGGCGTTCCTCGCGGCGTCACGCGCGGGCGACCTCGACGCGCTGCTCGCGGTGCTCGCGCCCGACGTGGTGCGCCGCGCCGATCGCGTCGCGCTGCCGAGCGACGGGGAGCGCGAGCTGCGAGGCGCACGTCGGGTCGCCGACGAGACGCGCGGCAACGCAGCCCGCGCGCGCCACGCGCGCGTGATGTGGGTCGACGGCGAGCTCGGCGCAGTCGTCGCGCCGCGCGGCCGCGTCGCGATCGTGCTGCGCCTCGCGATCGAAGGAGGCCGCATCACCGAGCTCGACGTGATCGCCGAGCCCGCGCGCCTGCGCGCGGTCGATCTCGCGGCGCTGGAGACCGACCTCGCGCCCTGA